From a single Andrena cerasifolii isolate SP2316 chromosome 8, iyAndCera1_principal, whole genome shotgun sequence genomic region:
- the Ube2g1 gene encoding ubiquitin-conjugating enzyme E2G 1 isoform X2: MTMTYISGKYSLLDLQTRYSGFFKAHLEFPKEYPLRPPRMKFITEIWHPNIEKNGNVCISILHEPGDDKWGYEKASERWLPVHTVETILISVISMLADPNDESPANVDAAKEWRESYSEFKRKVARCVRKSQEECL, translated from the exons ATGACAATGACATATATCAGTGGGAAGTACTCATTATTGGACCTCCAGACACGTTATA GTGGGTTCTTCAAAGCACACTTAGAATTTCCAAAAGAATATCCACTTAGGCCGCCAAGAATGAAATTTATAACAGAAATATGGCATCCAAACA TCGAGAAGAACGGTAATGTATGCATATCGATACTACATGAACCCGGAGATGACAAGTGGGGCTATGAGAAAGCATCAGAACGGTGGTTGCCAGTTCACACAGTTGAAACTATTCTGATAAGTGTTATTAGTATGCTTGCAGATCCTAATGATGAAAGTCCTGCTAATGTGGATGCTGCC AAAGAGTGGAGGGAAAGTTATTCGGAATTCAAGAGAAAGGTGGCGAGGTGCGTCAGAAAAAGCCAAGAAGAATGTTTGTAG
- the Ube2g1 gene encoding ubiquitin-conjugating enzyme E2G 1 isoform X1 produces the protein MSEPQSALLLRKQLAELNKNPVEGFSAGLIDDNDIYQWEVLIIGPPDTLYEGGFFKAHLEFPKEYPLRPPRMKFITEIWHPNIEKNGNVCISILHEPGDDKWGYEKASERWLPVHTVETILISVISMLADPNDESPANVDAAKEWRESYSEFKRKVARCVRKSQEECL, from the exons ATGTCAGAGCCACAGTCCGCGCTTTTACTACGGAAACAATTAGCAG AACTAAATAAAAACCCAGTAGAAGGGTTTTCGGCAGGCCTTATAGATGACAATGACATATATCAGTGGGAAGTACTCATTATTGGACCTCCAGACACGTTATA TGAAGGTGGGTTCTTCAAAGCACACTTAGAATTTCCAAAAGAATATCCACTTAGGCCGCCAAGAATGAAATTTATAACAGAAATATGGCATCCAAACA TCGAGAAGAACGGTAATGTATGCATATCGATACTACATGAACCCGGAGATGACAAGTGGGGCTATGAGAAAGCATCAGAACGGTGGTTGCCAGTTCACACAGTTGAAACTATTCTGATAAGTGTTATTAGTATGCTTGCAGATCCTAATGATGAAAGTCCTGCTAATGTGGATGCTGCC AAAGAGTGGAGGGAAAGTTATTCGGAATTCAAGAGAAAGGTGGCGAGGTGCGTCAGAAAAAGCCAAGAAGAATGTTTGTAG
- the Ube2g1 gene encoding ubiquitin-conjugating enzyme E2G 1 isoform X3, with protein MKFITEIWHPNIEKNGNVCISILHEPGDDKWGYEKASERWLPVHTVETILISVISMLADPNDESPANVDAAKEWRESYSEFKRKVARCVRKSQEECL; from the exons ATGAAATTTATAACAGAAATATGGCATCCAAACA TCGAGAAGAACGGTAATGTATGCATATCGATACTACATGAACCCGGAGATGACAAGTGGGGCTATGAGAAAGCATCAGAACGGTGGTTGCCAGTTCACACAGTTGAAACTATTCTGATAAGTGTTATTAGTATGCTTGCAGATCCTAATGATGAAAGTCCTGCTAATGTGGATGCTGCC AAAGAGTGGAGGGAAAGTTATTCGGAATTCAAGAGAAAGGTGGCGAGGTGCGTCAGAAAAAGCCAAGAAGAATGTTTGTAG
- the LOC143372509 gene encoding ovarian-specific serine/threonine-protein kinase Lok, translating to MNDEQIVLTLPDTQNVDSVYLTQSQELSQERTVVVWGRLCPIKLPFKTMELINDVYTLGRSESCDICVTRNELKPKWLSVMSKIHFKITREYIDGNTNDAVVYLEDLSQNGTFVNKEKVGKGKKVVLESNDVISLAQPAVTIYIFMSTSAFESNDLPPELRSKYAVSRILGSGACGEVKMVFSKVGCKRFAMKTIVKMGGTTSGYKHPLNDPDKIMNEVKILKALKHPCIIRMEEIVDTPRAVYIVLELMEGGELFERIRSRGKLSEKSAKLIFYQVVLAVSYLHDSGITHRDLKPENILLASNAEVTLAKVSDFGLSKLVDAQTMMKTFCGTPMYVAPEILATIGHGSYTNQVDVWSLGVILYACLSGSVPFNCQNKSISLQDQIKRGHYSFPASKFGHVTDRAIDLIKRMMTVNPKRRITIKQVLLHSWLQDRELMDAVDTLLSKENNENEAPSNIRSNNQYKNEQYHGLIKRARLEI from the exons atgAACGATGAACAAATTGTTTTAACATTACCTGACACGCAAAATGTGGATTCAGTATATTTAACTCAATCTCAGGAACTATCGCAAGAAAGAACAGTGgtagtatggggtaggttgtgCCCTATTAAGTTACCATTCAAAACAATGG aaCTGATCAATGATGTTTACACACTTGGTCGCTCAGAAAGCTGTGATATTTGTGTAACTAGAAACGAATTAAAGCCAAAGTGGCTTAGTGTAATGAGCAAGATACATTTTAAAATAACCAGAGAATACATTGACGGCAATACTAATGACGCTGTAGTATACTTAGAAGACTTAAGCCAAAACGGAACGTTTGTTAATAAAGAGAAAGTAGGTAAAGGAAAGAAGGTTGTACTTGAAAGCAACGATGTTATATCTTTAGCACAACCCGCTGTGACCA tatatatatttatgagcACTTCTGCATTTGAGAGCAATGATTTACCTCCAGAACTAAGAAGCAAATACGCGGTATCACGTATATTAGGGTCCGGAGCTTGCGGGGAGGTGAAAATGGTATTTTCTAAAGTTGGCTGTAAACGATTTGCCATGAAAACCATTGTTAAAATGGGTGGTACGACGAGTGGATATAAACATCCACTAAATGATCCCGATAAGATTATGAACgaagttaaaatattaaaagcttTGAAGCAC CCTTGTATAATTCGGATGGAAGAAATTGTAGACACTCCGAGGGCTGTGTATATAGTTCTAGAATTAATGGAGGGTGGTGAACTCTTCGAAAGAATAAGAAGTCGAGGCAAGTTGTCAGAAAAATCtgcgaaattaattttctatCAAGTTGTACTTGCTGTTAGTTATCTTCATGACTCTGGTATAACTCATAGAGACTTGAAG CCAGAAAATATACTACTGGCTAGTAATGCAGAAGTGACATTAGCCAAAGTCTCAGACTTTGGTTTGTCAAAGTTAGTTGACGCACAAACCATGATGAAAACTTTTTGTGGAACTCCTATGTATGTCGCACCAGAAATATTAGCTACTATTGGACATGGTTCTTACACGAATCAA GTAGATGTGTGGAGTCTAGGAGTGATATTATATGCTTGTCTAAGTGGTTCAGTACCCTTTAATTGCCAGAACAAAAGTATTAGCCTACAAGACCAGATTAAAAGAGGTCATTACAGTTTTCCTGCTTCAAAATTTGGACATGTTACAGACAGAGCAATAGATTTG ATCAAACGCATGATGACAGTCAACCCAAAAAGACGAATTACGATAAAACAGGTTTTACTACATTCGTGGTTACAAGATCGCGAACTAATGGATGCGGTTGATACATTACTCTCAAAagaaaacaatgaaaatgaGGCACCTTCAAATATCCGTAGCAATAATCAATACAAAAACGAGCAATACCACGGATTAATAAAACGAGCACGGTTAGAAATATAA